The sequence below is a genomic window from Silene latifolia isolate original U9 population chromosome 7, ASM4854445v1, whole genome shotgun sequence.
cgtcgcaagtttgcgacggATACCTTCCGTCATAAGGGAGATTTTGTGAAGATATAATGTGTTTCTTGTTCCACTTTCTGCTGCCTTTTAAAAGGACAACATACTGAAGAAGCAAGGCTTTTCATTTGCGCTACATTTGTGCTCAGATTCAACTTTACTTTCATATTGACATTGATAATGTAAACATATCGTGGTTTCTCATGAAACAAATTTACTGTTTTGAATTTCGATAGTGCAATGTAATATGTATCCATTAGTTTGTTAAACTATTTGCTCCATATTAGTCTTGCTCAGATATGTTCGTTGCATCTAGGAGTTATGTCGATGTGGCTGGTCCGGTGAGAGGGGTGGTCTGGTGCAGGGGTCCGGTGGTATCATCGATGCGAGGAGGGGAGGCTGATGGTTTGAAAGAGGTGGATTGTAATTTGAGAAGAGTTATGCAAAAGGCGAAAGTGGTAATTGAACCCCATAACTTTGTTCAATTGTGAGATTAAACCCCATAAGTTTCATTTGTagcaatcaagccccttaagttttaccaaaagtgaaattcaacctcAATTGATAaattttcaccaaattcttatcataaaaccattttataatccaatttatcaaatataattttttttttttttttatgaatttagaattttatatttatattaaaatttgagaattaTTTTTTTCGAGTTCTAtagtattttgacaatttattatATATGCATGAATAACACtatataaattacaaacaatttaCTAAAGATTATGTAAATGTATTcaacaaatgaataataaattatgtaGAAATTCATAAAGTTTCAATTGTAATTTTTTGtactaaataaattgtataataccaatataaaatgaatttttattttaattcttGTGTTTTAAAAAGGGGTTCTATTTCACTTTAGACGAAACTTAAGGAGCTTAATTGTTACAAATAAAACTTATGGCGCCTAATCTCACAATTGTTAAAAGTTATGGGGTTCAATTACCACTTTCGCGTTatacaaaatggaaaataaggtGTAAAAACGAGAAGGTTATAATGGTCATTCatgtccatgattgagtaaattatgtccatgaatgagcatcACCCTAAAAAATACaaatctataattacttttagGAAAATGATACATACAGCCCTAAGGGCTGCATTTAAGGTAactaaaaaggaaagaaaaacttAAATTAAACATTAATGACATCAATTTACGCGTAATTGTGTCATAAATTCCTAATTTAATTCCATTTTGGGAAGTATTTTAGTTATTAAATACAACCCTAAGggctgtatttatcattaccgTTACTTTTATTATGTTCACAATTTAGGTCGAAAACAATCATTAATTTGAACTGAATTTAATGTCTACTTTCGTAACTTCGAATAAATGATTTGATTATTACGTATTTTCTAGAAGGAATAAAATTTCCAATTCATAGCTTTTTTTTTTGTGACAGAAGGAgaataacttacattattgtAACAAATACAAAGTAAGCTACCCGACTAGGTAGCACCAGACACTCAACTAGATCTAGCGCTACAAAGCCATACATAGAGATTACATAAcctttatttaaaagtaaatctACAACATTAAAATAAGCAAGATTAACAATGGTGGAATGACTAAAGACGTCAGCTTGGCCACGAAGGTTGATATCATCTTCATTAGCACGGAGGACCCCCAAATACCGTCGGTACATACAAACGACGGACTGACAATAACAAGGTGTACTTACGTTCTTGCGAAAAGAGCGCAGAAAGAAAAGATGAAAAGCAAGACGAAGTCTGCCATCGACGGAGATAAATCTCCTACACCTTAGAAACCGCACCCATTGATCATAGGACAAACGGACCGAGAACTCCAACATGCAAAGAGTAACACGAACCCCCTAAGACACAAGCACCTCATCACCGGACTTGGCTTACCACTAAAGATACGACTAAGACTCCTAAAGAAGGAGGTTATTATAAGATAAAACCCAGACAGAAAAATGAAAAGATGAACCATACAACGACAAGAGGACCACCGCCTCcgaccaccaacaccaccaccgaAATCCCAAAACCACCCTACCCAATACGCCTCAAGCAGACAGATACGAACCCCAACAACCATGACATCGCTCCAACCTAGCAGCAAACGAACTCGACAAGCCATCCACGAAGGACACAACATACCCAACAAACACCATACCACTGAGACTCCAAATTCCAGACGaactcccccccccccccggaCCATCGGCACACATGCAACACTACCGACCAAAGACACCAAAGACCGACAATAAAACCGAAAAAGAGACCGATCTGGTGGGGGAGGGGAAACACCAGATCGTCCCTAGACCACCaccataaacaaaaaaaaaaccaccaGGATGAGCTATGCTTATCGACCAGACGAATGACCAATCAAGGACACAGTAATTTACCAGGGGTGGGGAAAGAGACGAGGGAAAGGGGGACACCCCAGGGTTGCATGCTACGCTTTCGATGACAGGACAGGAGAACAGCGGAACGGAACGACCTCAGATCGACCACACGAAACACCATCCTAGCCCACCGGACGATCAAGATGGAAAACAAGATCCGAAAAAGGAGGGAGCTAAATCaggccatgggggaccgcagagGAGAGGAACCGTGTTCTATCACCAGAGATAGGTCAAGGAAGGACCCCATCTCCGACGATGGTAGGGGGAGAAGGAGGGGGTAGATGGTTAGGAGAGGCGACGGATCAGATGAAAATTCAGGGTTTTTTgtttagagagagggaggaggttattttagagagagaatgTTGGATGGTTATTTTTTTTGGCAATGTCCCAATTCATAGCTCAGACCACCTTCTTAGGCCAAATCTCAGAGTAGATACATTTCTCATAGCTGTTGGCGACCTTTGCCAAAATTATGTAAGGTGCATTCCATTAGTTCTAAAATTGCATATTCAACTAGCTTAgttggtaaaaaccgtaaaattATGAAAAGTGGTGTTCATGACATGGATTTAGACCCCACCAGCATTAAAATCACCCTTGTAGCTATGAACGAAAATCCTACCTTCTCTCTCAACTTGGCTTGGGGCCAGTAAAAACATCCTTGCAGTCTTTATTTAAGAATTAAGATATAGTAGTGATACAATTTCTCATCAACTTTCATCACACAGACAAAAGCCCCAGCCAAAAGCGCCGAAAAATTCAATCTACTCAGCTTATGGCTAGAAAAGCAGTCGTatatatgaaaaagaaaagaaaaccgAACATCTCTGGGTATTCCACATATACACCACCAACCTCATAGTCTAACACTAAAGATTACAAGTCATATTACAAGAAATTGTTTTGGACCATCGGATTTTGAGAACATACATGAGGCTCAATGCATTCAGCATGTACTTTCGCTTCAAATTTACTAAGCCGAGAGAGAGAGAGCAGAGTAACAAAACCTTGATGAAGTCAGCCAAACAAATCTTTGAACAAGTTGGGATTTTGACTTGTCGGTGTCACACCCATTTGCCTCACAAGTGCATCCTTCTGCAATGCTTCCTTCAAGTTGGGGCCCTTGCCTCCTTGCGATAATACAGTGTCTTTATTATCAGGAGCGATAAAGCCAGCTTGCGAGCTCATAGAACTATCTCCATACAGAGACAAAAGGTCAGATTCTTTGGCAGAGTTGTTGGTACTTGAATTATTTGAAGATACTGCACTTTGATCGGGCTCCAGAAGTCCTTCCAATTGCTTAAAAGGATCATATACTGATTTAGAATCACTAACTTCATCAGGTTCACCCAAATCAAGTAGGTTTGGTACAGGTGGTTGTGGGGTTGTCTCTTGGGATTTCTCAACAACATTGCTGGCAGCTTTTGACGGCTTGTGGCTTGAGGAAGACTGCCTTTTCTCGGTTTTAGAGCTACCACCAAACAGAGAAGCAGCAAGCTTCTGTTTTTCCGAAGAAACTTCCACTTCCTGTTTCTTGTATTCGTAGGAAGATGGTCTTTTATCAGGTTGTGAAGTACCATTCACTGCATTCTGAGATGATGTATTCGAGGTTGAAGGTGATGGGGAGGAGTAACTTGGCTTTCCCCATTTCTTTTGAACACCATCGAGTCGTAGTCTGATTTCATTTGACCTAGAATCTTGCTGGATTTCTCTAGTATATGACGGCTCAGGTACGTGGACGAGCTCAGTAGAGGGCAAGTGTGAAATTGGAGTTGGGTTCGGCTTCACGACGGGCTTTGGAAGCTCATAGGCCTCAAACCTAAGCCCATGAGCAGATGATTCATGGTGCTCTTGAGTTCTGAAGTTATTGATACTTGGAAGTCCAGAACGGTGATGTTCGGGAATATATGGTTGAGCCCCGTTTTCAAGAGACTGCTGCACATAACTGTTGAGGAATGAGAGACTTTTGTCGACCTGTAGGTAAACCAATAGTTATCATTTCACGCAAAATCAAGTAAGAGAAATAGTCCTAAGAAAAGAGTGATCAATTTATGCAAACTATTCAAAATTCCTAGAAGCTATGGTCGTCAATGTTAGAACCTTGATTGATGTAATAAATGAGATATTAAAATTATATCCAACAAATAAAAGGCAAAAAATAAAAAGCCCACACCAAATGAGTGGTTAAGCACATTACCTCAACATCCTCACAGCTCGCATCGAAAGGCAAAATACTTTCAACAGTTTGAGTATCCAAACTGAGGACTGCTTGCAGCTCATATGCACGCTGCTGCAAATCTGTTGAGTGGGATGCTGATAGATCTTCAATCAATGACTGACACTGAGAAGAAGCCAAAGTGTAGAAGAAATAATATAAGAGTATAAGAACTACAATTTGCAACCTTAGTTCAAATTCAATAACAAAAAATAGTTAAATACGGGTAATAAGCTGCACAACATCGACAGACTTCACCTACAACTTGAAATAAATATTGCAACTTCCAAATGAATTTGGGGATGAACAGATGCAAAGAACTGGTTATTAGCTTGTGGCCAAAATAAAATTTCGCGTGTAAAAAAAGGTGATTGAGCATCCACAATAGTAACGTGACCATAGAGAGGCAAACATAGAATAATCCCATATCTTGGTCAGAAATCAGAGCTGCAGAAGTCTACGAGCTACAGAACCACATTTAATGAGATAAGGACATAAAGCGAGACATTACTTATAAGAAATTTCCTAGATGGCAATTTCACCATAAGGATCATGGTTCTGTGAGATATAAGATTCTTTTTATACCGTAGCATTTATGTTAAAAGTATATGTTTATGCAATTGTAAAATCACATACTATTTCCATTACAAAATAACCGATCGCTATCAGAAGGGTATATATTAGGAAAATGTTGGAAACTAAGTAATATTCATTCCCCTACATTATTAGGATGTACTAGTTTGCGCTTTTGTAATTCATATTATGGTACTTTAGAAATGCTACTCTAGTATCTTGCACAAGAGTGTCACAAAATATTTTCAGATAAACCAAAAGTCAACGTAATTGAGAGTATTATTTTTGAAACCTcgcacttttaacatttaaagtcAACGTAATTGAGAGTATTATTTTTGAAACCTCGCACTTTAACATTTAAAGTCAGCGTAATTGAGAGTATCCAATTCCATTATACAGCCTAAATCTGCAGATTTCTTTTAAGGTATGATGAGTTCAAAGTGGAGCTAAAAATACGGTGGTAGCTTACAGAGCTTGGGTAATGTTCAGGTCGGATTCAAGGTTCCATGGTACAAACTTTGCCTTTTAGCATGACCAATATGGATCTTGGGAAGTTGGTTTTCATAGCAAGAAAATATGAGACGCCTACCCTCGACTCCCTTGGCACGTGCCCATGCCGAAGTACATATACACATTCTAGGATTTAAAACGTCAATTTTGCAGGGCACAATATTCCATTTTTAAGGAAAAGGCTATTGAGATAGAGTAAGGATATTGAAGAAAATGAGAAGTCCTTTCAATGGTTACAGATCACCCCCAAAATGATGTGCTAAGACGTAAAATAGGTATCTATAGTCCAGCAGCCTTGGCCCATAAGGAAGCTCAGTACGCAACTTAACCTCAACATATAAAACAATTCAATATGGCAGTATATAAAGTCAAGACTGGAAGTTATGCTACCATCAATTGACAGCCACTCACCAGTCTCAAGGATCTACGGCATTCTACTGATTTGGATCCCGATAGTCATATAACCATTTTACTTAGCTGGTTATCATATCATAACATATAGAGCCATGCATCGTATTAAAATTATCTCATGCGGAGTATTCTGAAAACAATCTAGAGATGACTGATAATCAAACCAATAATGAAATAAAAACGATTTATAGTCGAGGAAACTACCTCGGGAAGTAAATCCACTTTTCTTCCTGCTGCTTTCTCAAATGCGTATATCTTCATAAGCGCTGTAAGTGCATATGCCTTCACAATGAAAAGGGAAGGAATATGTCACTACTTATCAAAGTTAGAGAAAATACACAAAATTTTGGATTACTATACACGTCAAAATTCACAAAATTACAACTCTTTACTACTAATACCCATTTTATATTTCGTTTGCATAGCTGTACCCTAGTTCGATGAAGGATCACAATTATCTCTGACGGCCATAAAACAATTAGTTTCCTTCCGgatatttcaaatcaaccaaagTGAAAAACAAGGGTAGTTGTCATTATAATTTGAGGCTCAAACGACTAACGCTAGTAATATAATTAATAGTAAACATATCAATATAAAGACTTTTATGTTGCAGTTATGTTGAAGAGTCTCAGGATTGTATTAAGGCCCAATTAGTATCCAAATATTACTTTCTACCGTTACAGGTGAGTTGCCTAAAGATACCAACCAACCGGCTTTGCTCACACCAACAAGCGGTGATAAGAGACTTTTAACATAaccaaatcaatttcaataattaaaTAATTGATTGTCTCTAGTAGCTACCTCGCAGCCTCGCCTCAGCCATTCAACTGTTTTGCCTCTCTCAGTTTGCACTCGGATATCTGTTTAAGTTTATTACTCAATTCCAGAAGTACAATAATGTGTGTATACACTAGAAGTGCACGTTTTTTCAGTGCAGAGAGCTTAATGTTTCAGGATCCCAAAATGTGTATAAGCCAAGCTGCCCACAGACAGGAAGTCGATACAATATCCAACAACATTTTCATCTGTTTTCTTTCACTCATAAGAGTAGCTGAAAATCAGATGATACAGAACATCACTGGAGCCAATGACAGACTTCCCAATAAAGGTGTAACACTGTAAATTGAAATTCTTGAAAATAAAAGCTGCAGTACCTTCACAGTGTCATCTGTTGAATAGCCTTCTGCCACATCACAGAGCTTGCCAGTAATGTACGAAGCAGAATGTTTTCCATACGCAGTTCCATATTCACCCAACACCCAGCAAATAACCTATAAAAAGGGATATCGAATACCGTGAATTAAGGACAACTGTTTCCAGAAAAATCTTTGAAAGCATATATGACAGGACAGCAGAACAAGAAATAGAACAACAATTGATGAATGGCAGCTCAACAGCATAATGGAATCGCTTGTCAAGGTCAATATCGAGCCTATCAAGTGAAAGATACTGAAGTGTAGAcgtgttattcaaaatatgatgtCTCAGATAAGGCAGATGCAAAGCAGCATAAATGGGGTGCTCTGAGGTATTAGTATAGGCGTGAAGTATTTCTTACTTTTCCTTTGTAACAATTGCAACCTTTTTGAGCAAGTTTAGGATAGGATTAATTCATAATCACAACTATTACCTTTTCTATACCTCATTTTCAAAACTCCCCATCTTTCGAACTGTTCTTTAGAATATCTTATCTTCTCTGAACATTTTCTTCCAACTTCCCAATAGAAGTCAATATTGGCAAAAATAAAGACACTTTCAGTGAATTTCAATCATGAATGGTCTTTCCTGATTGATAGCAAGAAAGTGTGTTTATTTCGGCCAAAATTGGCTTTTGGTAGGAGTTTGGAAGAAATGTTCGGAAAAGGTCGGAGtttcgttaaaaaaaaaaaatacaaaaggtaaaagtttgaaaatgagaTTGAGAAAAGGAGTGCTTACGAATTAGTCAATTAACTCTTTCGGATATGCTAGAAAATAGTAAAAAAGCCTTGGTCCCAAATGATTCAGGATCGACTAATATGAACCCTCATCTGGAACCGTCAGTGAGATTTGGTAAACAATGAAAAAGGAAGAAGCTCACTTGGAGAAATGTGGATGGCAGCTTTGGCTCGCCAATAATTCGTAAGTATGACTCAACCTGCCCAAGCAAAACAGAAGTAAATCTAAGAGAGCTGTTTTAGAGATATCTAAATAAAAGTTCTCGACCATCATCACTTGTGAAACCATCCATAGCTGCCAACTTCCCAACATACAACAAGGTTTGAAAAAAAATACTATTATTGATACATACGAGATAATATTTTTAAAGGGGCGCGAGAGGAAGACACTCAGGTACATAAAGACACCATGGGAAATGACTCCCATGTACAAAAAGACGCCTTCAAGGTGACAGCCAACTACAAAGAGGAAGACAGATAATTATGCTCTCAAACTATCATGGGTAATCTTgttaaaagaagagaagaaaaacgGGGCTCTTCAACAAGCATGGAATATAAAGCAGCGCCTCATTCAACCAAAGGAGCGAAAAACCAGCATGGGTGCATGGCCATGTACCAAGAGAACAAAGAGTTGGATCGTAGTACCCTAAAAGGTGGCCCTTCATAACCAGGGTTTCCAACTATTTTAAGGGCACAATTATCAAGATAGTAATCACACGAATAGCTGAAATGAAATTTTCTGCGGTCCTAAAGGGGATTGTTCAAAGTTCTAACTTCTAACCCATCACTTTCAAAGTTCTAGATGTCTGAAAACACCTTTCAAAGAAAGGATACATATTCTTAACATAGTTGACTTTTTTCTTCATCTAGTTTACCATGAATACACTAAGCTCTAAATCTTGAGTGCTTCTCACTTGTCTGTTTCATTTTTAAGACGAAAGCTGATATCCTTCCAACGAGAATATCCACCACCTCATCAATAACACCAGGAAAAATGACCAACAACATACCCAAGTGCCTCAAGATTTCTTGCCTATACTAAGGTAAGATCGTAAAGAGGGTCAGATGTACTTAAGTCTCAACACAAAGTGGATGTTTACAAATGATAGATTTTCATTAAACAACTGTTATTCAAAGGGATCCGTCGGCATAACAAGGCATTACAAAGGACAAAAAGCTCTAATTAAAACTTGCATAAAACAGAAAGTAAAAAAGCGTGGAAGgacttattttatttttctaaaggGCGGACACCAGGCACTCTATCAAGTATCAAGCCTACTAATCTCACATCAAAAAAGTTAGACCACATGGATTCACCAAGCTCCAAGCAATATTATCAATCATGATAATCTCTCCACCACCTTAAACAAGTTCATCAACCCTATTCCATACTTCTATTCCGACTTATTTGTATATCCTCACCTCCTTGATAAGCAAAACTAGAAGGCTTTCCAACATGAAAACTTGAACATCTTACTACATCTAAAATGTATCAAAACAGTCAACTCTTCTGCCTACCCATAAATCACGGGACTATCTAAGCAGGAGTGCAGGACATATAAACAGGGACTGGGGGAGGGAGTATGACAAATAGGAAGATTAATCTTTTAAAAAAGATCCAAAAGCTGAAGCTATGAAAAGGTATAAAGAAGAAAAGTCTCGTTAGCTTTCCACTAATGCAGAATGAACTTAGGAAATTCCAATCATAAGCCAAGCTGGAAGTGAACGATAAGAATTGCACAAAAACAGAACTTAATCACTGATATCAGTAAATGGGACTCACAGCGGATAATCTCAATTGACTATCTGTGTTATCGTCATCCTCCCCAAATCCCTCGGCAATAAGACGCATTAAGTTGTGTGCGACCTTTATATTTACCAAATCACCTGCATGCTCAAAGACTTTGTTCATCGTCTGGAAAAGCGAAAGCCCAAACATAGCCACGATTAGAAGATGTTAAACAGATTTAAGGCACCAAGCCACAAATATAACACAAAACATACCTGAATAAACCACTGATTACTTGGGGCAAATTGCTCGGCAAGTTCAACACACCTGGAAGCTATTTCAGTTTTGTAATGACTATCATTGATACTTATCATGTAGTCAATCATACGGTCAGCAATTACTTCCACGTTGGATGACTTGGTCATTTTAAACAGAAGTTCAAAAGTTTTTCGCTTCAGCGTATCGTCTGGATCCTGTAATGTAAGATCATCATCATCAGGATATAAGACGGATAAAACCGAATATTTCCACCAAAGAAAATAACTTTATCTACTTCAGACAaatcattaaacatcaaataaaaTTGCTCTTTGTGAGAAAACATTCACAGGTCACAAACATCCCTAACATGACTAAACAACCATTAGCTAAGAATCTAAGATGATGTTTTAATGTTCAAGACTTTATGAGTCCCTAGAAATACAGAACTTTGAATCAGGTGGACATAATGGCAAGGATATGCAATCCTTGTGTACGGGACACAGCTTTTAATTTGACAATGTACAAAGAGCTACTGATTCAGTTTACTTCTACATACAGATATTTGtatataaaaatatcaaaaaatataacatatactccctccgtctcaccATTTCTTTACGTTTACTTTTTCACACTTGCCTATGTACATTTTGTTTTGTTCATATCtttatttacatattattaaaaattataaaagtttgatattctTAATGTACTGATTAAGACGATTCAAAAAAGATCTCACATAGTAACATGACTATATTTTATGTTATATATTAGGGGTATTATATTAGAGAATCTCTCTACTCATGAACAGTGCCAAAATGTAAATGTAAAGAATTCATTGAGACGGAGGTAGTATATAATTGTCAAGTGTAATTTTGGTGGCTAATGACAATAGACATAATATTACATATTAAATGTTTTCAGAAGGATTACTTCCTCCAGCACATGGAAATTATGGATGGCATTGGCATATTTACTCACTACTCACTAAGttattacccccccccccccccctcccctccCAAAACCCTCATCCAGACAAGGCCAAAACGTAGCTCACACTGAACAAAAATCACAGCTAACTAATCCACTTGCTGAATATTTTAGTTTCTTCATTCTAAGGTTGGTTCTAAAGGAAATGATATTCAGGCAATTCAGAATTTATGTCTCGCCTGCACACCAACATAGAAAGAGATCAAGAAACACTTAAGGGATTTCCAACAAACTATTAGCCACTACAAGTTCATTGCATGTGATGCCAATGCCTATAGTCTGCAAACAGAGAACTTTATTCCTTTATACAGCTCATTTGTATCAAAGATATCAAACAATACAAAGGAGACATTCCACTGCAGTGAAGATATCAATATTAAAATGAAAGTGCCTCGCTCTAAAGCAAAGGCCCGGTACTAGTCGAATATACGGTTTACCCAAAGGGACTCTGGTGCAAGTGGATGCGTTTGAGCCAGATTCCAATCAAAAGCTGCAATGCTTGTCGCACCAATAAGCTACTTAAAATTACTAATCTCATATTATACAAGCCTAACAAGAATCAAAGAGCCAAATCCTCGAGTTCTACCTTTCAGAACAATCACACTCCATCTCCCATCTTTGGCCATCATCCTTACCACTAAATTATTTACTTCAGAAGATAAATAAGAATATCATAGCAGATTAACAAAGCAACTGCTAGCGACATAAGTGATGTTTTCCTTAGAAAAATCATCTCAAGTATTCAACAATACTCGTGACTTGCGGGATTAGGCTATATTTAGCCACCATTGGTAGCTAATCTTTAAACCACTAAGAAACATCGAATCATGAGCAAGAACTTATAACCCTCTCATGTGAAAACATAACACCTTGCTTTCTAAATACAGTTACAAACTGGAGCGAACATAATATCTccaaaaacgtgaagaaaaagcCTAGCACATGTATAAAATATTTCTCACATGTATAAAGTACTTCTCGCGAAAAAGCCTTAGCAGGAGATTGACATGTTAAGCAGCAATATAGGACTGAATGGGATCCTACAAACATAGAAGCTCCTAGTTCCCATCAGATTCAAAAGTACAGCCGTTGATGAACAGAGCTATGGAGTACATATTAACAAAATGCAACTGTTCTCACCTCAAGACAGTCAATCACTGCCAGTTGATGCTGTTCTGCAACTTCCGGGCTTAGCTTTATCAGCCGACCAAGGGCATCAATACCCATGTATTTCAAATTATGACTATCACTCTGCTCAAAAATTAAAATAACAAAAaagttaaaacaatatttatgtaGACATCAATAACATATTTCTAATCAATTTAATGTTCCAAAATAAACCTTTAAGAATCTTGATATCGCATCAGCTGCAGCTTCCAATAATTTTGCACTGGGGTATATCGCAGCAGCACAACACACACTCTCATAAAGAACGGCATTTCCTATGTTGCTTGATGAATCTGCCTTCCTAATCAAGTCACCCACGACAGTGTACATCTGCCCACTTGCATGCTTGTCACCACTACCTAGTAGTGCCAGAATTTTGAGCAATTTGATCTGCACAATAACGATGTCAAAGGAAATAAAACTACAGACAGTGGTTTTCAAAATAGAGGTAAAATTGCATTATTGCAAAACATATAATAGACTAACTGGATTTGAAGGACCACGAGAGTGTAATGACGGTTCATGCACCACAGCTATCAAAATTAAATTATTGCCAAAATCGACCAGCATGAGCTCCTAATTTATCCAAGCTCAAAACTTGTCTACAATAAAAATAGCATACCTGAATAAATGGAGCAGGCATCTGATGATAATCATAGCTTTTGGGCAATCTTCTCTCAGCAACTTGTTTCAGAATGCTGACAAAGCTTCCACCCAAATCTTTGTAGGAATTGGGGTCTATCATAACAAGATCAAACAAGGGGCAAAGAGCGGCCCCCATGACCGAGGGATCGTTATCAGAAAGCTTCTGCAACAGTGAAAACAATATATTGATTCAATTGTAGAGCAGATCAAATTATAGACATGGCCATTCAAGCAAAATAACATAATTGGCGAATAAGGATTCTCTGATACCTATTAACATCATTGAAGAAGCAACTTAATTACAATTTCACTTCAGTGGTCTCAGGATTTTATCCCTAATTTCTAAGTTTAATGATTACAATTTTGAAAGAGTGCTCCATGGATTCTAGAAATGCCATAGGAACCAGCTCGCCTTTCGCTCTCCCTTCACTTATGTATGCTTACTCCCCACTTCTTTGCTGCCTACTGGCTACCGCTTCTCACTAAGTCAGCTTTCCTTAAGATCTAAAGTTCA
It includes:
- the LOC141592722 gene encoding AP-4 complex subunit epsilon, which encodes MEQLKTIGRELAMGSQGGFNQSKDFLDLVKSIGEARSKSEEDRIILSEIATLKTRLAAPDIPKRKMKEFIIRLVYIEMLGHDASFGYIHAVKMTHDDNVLHKRTGYLAVTLFLNDDHDLIILIVNTIQKDLRSDNYLVVCAALNAVCRLINEETIPAVLPQIVDLLNHPKDAVKKKAVMALHRFYQRSPSSVNHLVSNFRKKLSDNDPSVMGAALCPLFDLVMIDPNSYKDLGGSFVSILKQVAERRLPKSYDYHQMPAPFIQIKLLKILALLGSGDKHASGQMYTVVGDLIRKADSSSNIGNAVLYESVCCAAAIYPSAKLLEAAADAISRFLKSDSHNLKYMGIDALGRLIKLSPEVAEQHQLAVIDCLEDPDDTLKRKTFELLFKMTKSSNVEVIADRMIDYMISINDSHYKTEIASRCVELAEQFAPSNQWFIQTMNKVFEHAGDLVNIKVAHNLMRLIAEGFGEDDDNTDSQLRLSAVESYLRIIGEPKLPSTFLQVICWVLGEYGTAYGKHSASYITGKLCDVAEGYSTDDTVKAYALTALMKIYAFEKAAGRKVDLLPECQSLIEDLSASHSTDLQQRAYELQAVLSLDTQTVESILPFDASCEDVEVDKSLSFLNSYVQQSLENGAQPYIPEHHRSGLPSINNFRTQEHHESSAHGLRFEAYELPKPVVKPNPTPISHLPSTELVHVPEPSYTREIQQDSRSNEIRLRLDGVQKKWGKPSYSSPSPSTSNTSSQNAVNGTSQPDKRPSSYEYKKQEVEVSSEKQKLAASLFGGSSKTEKRQSSSSHKPSKAASNVVEKSQETTPQPPVPNLLDLGEPDEVSDSKSVYDPFKQLEGLLEPDQSAVSSNNSSTNNSAKESDLLSLYGDSSMSSQAGFIAPDNKDTVLSQGGKGPNLKEALQKDALVRQMGVTPTSQNPNLFKDLFG